The genomic interval TTTCATAAATTGTTCTTGGAGGCCCAATTATCATCCCTGTCCATCTAGAAAGGGACATGTCTTTTTCATCTTCTAGACCCCAGCTAACTGTGCCTACTCCTTTATGGCCTTCTTCCAGTTCTTCCAACAGTTGAAAATTGTGAGGGACTTTTACTCCTGAGCCCATGGTGGCTGCCATCTTGCGTTGCTGTTGCTCaaaccacatctttttaaaaaaaatttttttaatgttttatttatttttgagacagagagagacacaatcagaagcaggctccaggctctgagctgtcagcacagagcctgatgaggggctcgaacccacaaactgtgagatcatgacctgagctgaagtcggaggcttaacccactgagccacccaggtgccccaaaaccacatcttctttatccattcgtcagttgatgggcatttaggctctttccataatttggctattgttgaaatcactgctataaacattggggtacatgtgcccctatgcatcagcactcctgtatcccttggggaaatccctagtagtgctattgctgggtcataggggagttttatttttaattttttgaggaacctccacactgttttccagagtggctgtaccagtttgctttcccaccaacagtgcaagagggctcctgtttctctgcatccttgtcttTAGCTGTTAGTTTTGTAACATTGCCACTTAACATGGTGATCCAGAAGATGCTAATGAAATAGATTGAATATCTCCAAATATCCCCAGGATTCTTATTTTTAACTAGAGCAttgcgggggcacctgggtggctcagtcggttaagcgtctgacttcggctcaggtcatgatctcacagttcgtgggttccagtcctgtgtcggatttgtgctgacagctagctcagagcctggagcctgtcttcagattctgtgtctcccaatctctctgaccctcccctgctcacgcgctctctctctctctctctctctctctctctcaaaaataaataaaaacaaaaaaattaaaaaaaaccccaaaaaactagAGCATTGCTACTGCTTCAGACCATGTAAACAGTCCGAGCTGGTGTCCATCCTATTGTTACCATAAGCTTAAATGAAGCCTTGATATGAACTATACACTAATGAACTTGGTATTCTTTATGGACAAGATTCTAGAATGGATTACTAAAAGCATGTTTCCACAATACTATGAAATATAAGTGTTACTCACAAAGGACAGGGAATTTTTAAACTTTGCAACATTTTTGATGGGAAAGCGGTTTCCCCATAGCAGCTTTGtgaacaagataaataaatgggGCAGAAATGAAGTTGGCTTGCAAAGATTTAAGTAACTATAGCCAAATACCAACGATTCCCGTGTCACTGATAATTGGGAGGGCTCAAGGAGTGGGCTTAAGCACTTCAGTACATTTGTCCTCTCTTCACCAATGGGGAGAGACTGTAGAACATGATGGGCAATTCTGAAAATCATCAGCTTCTGTTGAAAACATTCAAGAGATTGTTCTTTCCTCCATGGAAATACGATTTGTCTTTGTAGAACAGGGATTGACCTCTAGTGAGGATGAAAATCATCTATATTAACTAAAGAATAGGGGAAGCATAGTATAATACACAGGTGTAAAAAAGGCTAAAGGTTTAAGTTCAACTAGTCAGCTAATTGAACAAATGTCAGATTGTGGAGATAGCATTACAAAGGAATATTGTACCAGGAACcaggatttaaaattaaaaaaaaattttttttggatgtttttatttttgagagacagagggagggtgagagagagagggaggtacagaatctgaagcgggctctagggtctgagctagctgtcagcaaagagcctgacgtggggcttgaacccacaaactatgagatcatgacctgagctgaagctggatgcttaaccgactgagccacccaggcgccgcttaGTATTTCTAGCGTACTCTGAGGCAGACATCACCTGGGAAAGTGTTCATTTTGCAAGTCACACTTTAATGATGGTCTTTGGTAACTGGGAGTATTTTTTTCAAGGGAAAACAAGACTGTGGGGTTAGTTCAGCTCAGTCTGCACTGATTCAGTGTTTACCAAGGATCAGACATTGTATTAAGCACTGTTAATAGGACACTAAGACACGggccctgtttgttttttttttaagctttcacaggtctttttttttttttaatgttttttatttatttttgagagacagagagagacagcgtgagcaggggagggtcagagagagagggagacacagaatctgaagcaggctccaagctctgagctagctgtcagcacagagcctgacatggggcttgaacccacgaactgcgagatcataacctgagctgaagctggacgcttaaccaactgagccacccaggcgcccccacgggCCGTTCTTGAGCATGCGGTCTGGCAGACAGGCTGCATGATACAGCTGCAAGCACAGCACAGGCTTCTGAAGCAGAGTAGAACTTAGCCCAGATTGGCAGAGGCCAGGGAAGGCCTTCTTGAGAATATGACATCTAAAAAGAGTTTGGAAGGGTTAGGATTTAACCAAGGACGAGAAACGTTGGGAAGAAATGCTTTGCCCATTAGGAACCATTGAAGGGATTTAAACAGTTTACCCAAGAAGCTAGGATATAGAGTTTTGGATATCGGAATATATGGTGAAGGATTACATTTTTTGTGGCTCCTGAGGAAGACAAATGAAAGCAAGTTTCAGTTGAggatatgaaaattaatttatttagtgaAACCTCATAGTAAAGCACCCCAACATAAAGCAGATTCAGTAAATTGATTGGTGATTGGCTATCTCACAGAAGGATAACATGATCATTTCATTAACCCACAACAACATGATTCTATGTTTTTTATACATGATTGTTTTAGATTCCACTCATACACTAAAACCCAATCATAATGCAACATCAGTAAGAGCTGTCCAAGTGAGGAGAGGCTGCACTGGGAAATGGGAAACTTTATTATAGTAGATTGTCAAGTGCAGGCTGGATGATGATAATTTGTTGGGAATGCTCTGGAAGTGATGATTAGATTTAGGTTAGAGACGCTCTCCAAGGTACCTTCCACCTCTGAGATCCTGCAGCCCTCaaaaaaaaccatttgaaaatTTCCGGAATACGGGCAGTGacaacaaatttataaattagggtTTTATTTATACTACATAAAgcttatatttcttattatgtcTGGCAGAACTCCTCAGTTGCCAGGAAGTGTATCACTGTTCAAATAAATGTACTTTCATTTACTCATGGTTACAAATACTCTTAAAGCAAGGCTTCAACCGGCCCAAGCTAGTATTCAAAGCCTATACATCTGGCTCCCTCTAGCATTTATTTACTGTAACAATCATGAGATATTGTTTATATCGCTGCTGGAAATGGAGAATGGTGCTGGCAACAAATACGAATCCTTCCAACTTTTCAGCAGCCTATAATGCAGAggaaagcaaaagcacagcaagCTTGCCACTCACTGTGCATGAAAAATGTGGAccttagggtgtctgggtggctcagtcaattaagcatctgacttcagctcaggtcatgatttcacggtctgtgggttcgagccccacattaggctctgtgctgacatctcagagcctggagcctgtttcagattctgtgtctccctctctctctctgcccctcccctgctcactttgtctctctctctctctaaaaataaagattaaaaaaaagaaaaaaaagaaaagaaaactggaccCAGGAGCCAGTCTCCTAGGAGGGAGATCAACTCAGGGCCCACTCAGAGCATGGGTAGCCTGCTGGATGGAATGAGAGAATGCCTGGAGGGCAAAGAAAGGGACACTGAAATTTGGGCCGCAGCAAGGTATTTACATAAAGGGAAATAAGTCAAAGGAAAATTAATAGCTCTGTTTTTATTATGGAAACCAGGTGATTACTGCTGGGGAATGTATATCCATAAATATAAcatgatatatttcatttttaacaaattatatacACATTGATGGAtagaaaagggaatgaaaagacTATGAATTGTCTCTGACATTCTAAGTACTTATACAatgttcttttgccttttttcccctgtaaTGAATTACTTCTATAATAACAGAATGTCTTAAAAATTAGTCTCAGCAATAAAACtataaacagattaaaaattCCTATggcaacattttcttttatgattctttGGAACTCAAGTTactaattttatcaaatatttttgagccaaatatatattaaaaagcagattacatatatgtattccattttaaaatgttgacaaaaaaaaccccaaatcaaaaAACCCTGAGGTACAGTggcattaaaaaattgtaaatatttattaggacagaaaaataaaactttaccaTAATTATTACCACTGGAATTATAAAGTAAATGAATACATGCTTCAATAGCTTAATAGCAGTGATTTGTCATTAAGGTCTTAATGTTCAAAACACATTTAATCTAACAAACTTTGGAAAGACAATGTTACAAAATTGTCTTTAGGCGATACACAttaacctgaaactaatgtaacattttgtCAACtctattcaaaaacaaacaaaagaaaacactagTTAGGTCATCTAGGTCATCGTTAGCACTGTAGATAAGGGAAAAAGACATCGAATTCTTTACTCTTATCACATCATTATACACATGTCACATCATCCTCTTATCACGACAGTCTTATACGTGTGATCTTCAAATTTCTGTTTGGAAGTCAGATCACTTATAAAtgtcaaattctattttattgtacaATGTCCAGTTTGGCAATTTTGAACTATGTTGTAAAactaaacaaaagttaaaaattcttaggaaaaatgtactttttcaagaaaaataaagttgggtCAAAGCAGTTGATAGAGTTCTGTCAAACCTACTGTAACCTGTCAAAaccttttcccttaaaaaaatgtgaacactgcaaaaaaaaaaaaacctgtcatttTTGTTCTACTCAATCCTTTATGAAGAAGTTTATTAAActtattaaggaaagaaaaggtggAAGGTCTGAAGAAGATATCTACGATCTAAAGGATGAATATTAACACTGGCTAATGCCACCAGCGAAGATACCCCTCACACCATAGATAAAAAGGACAGGAACCTGATGGCGGTCTGAGAATATGAAGTCCCACATCAAAAAGAACTGGGTCCACAAGCTGTCCAGAATAGCCTGTTTGAAGGCAGTGTCTACATCAGCAAAAGGATCCCTCTAAGCTTCTTCTACATGTTCCCACCAGTCGTCTATCAGACTCTGCGACTATCCGGGGAATATTCAAATGACAAAAGCCAACACTGGTCATGAACATTAACAATAGTGAGAGATGCTTCCTCTGCCAATttcacattttccaaaaataaaaatgtacatagaaGTTACAATTCAAAAGGCTAACTATATATATACTTTACCTGAAATCTAGAACGACagtattttcatgaaaaaagtTGTCTGGTCACATAAATTGCTTCTGCATCAGTTCCACAAACAAGACAAGGACCTAAAACATCCAAACTGTTTACAGATAAAGTCCTGCTGGGAAGCAAGCTTGTGATTTCAATACGGTCTTTTGCAGGATCAGTGCTGAGCCAGGAGCTTATGAGAGACTGGTGAACATTAGCCTGATTACTAATGCTGTGAGACAAAAAAGTACTACTTCTTACtcctgcaagaaaaaaaaaagagaagggaaaaacagTTTTCAAGACTAATTTTACATTAGCaaacatgatatattttttaaattttttaatgtttatttatttttgagagagacaagagcacaatccaggaagggcagagagaatgagggagacacagaatctgaagtaggctccaggctctgagctgtcagcacagagcccgacttggggctcgaactcacaagctgtgagatcatgacctgagtcaaagtgggacgactgagccacccaggcgccccgtcacaCATCACCATTTTTTATCACAGTGATATTAACTATTCAAATTTCCATGGCACAATATGGATATCAGATTTGAAGTCTTTAAGCAAAGCAGATTTTGACCATCTTTCTGTTGATTCTTTAATGGAAAGAGTCAGGAATGTAGCACGAAGACCCCGGCTATGTGAAGTCAGCCAGCTTACGGCATGTGTAGTCACCAGCAGTACAGCAGTAAGCAGCTGACAGATTTCAAGCCCTGATACTGGAATTTACCCTGAGGCAGAAGAATAGAAACATTCTGCCATCCTTTAATgttaaaaatctgagaaactggggcgcctgggtggctccatcggttaagcctccgatttcggctcaggtcagatctcacattcgtgggttcgagccctgcatcgggctctgtgctgacagctggctcagagcctggagcctgcttccagttctgtgtctcccctctctgctcctccccctctcatgctctgtctctctctgtatcaaaaataaatacaacatttaaaaaaaaataaaaataaaaatctgagaatGTCTAATATGGTATTTAAAACTACAGCAAAGCTACCCACGAGACTCTTCATTAAACGCTTTACCTTGATTAAACAGTGAGGATTTTTCAGGTACATCTGTGGAGGCATCCCAGTGCCAGAGGGATCCATCTTCAGAACAAGTAAATAGATGATCTGGGTTGGACGGGTGAAAGTGAACTTcccacactaaaaaaaataagaaacaagaaattAATTCCTGTGCAAATTAGCTGAACAATCTTTAAAACCCTGTCTCTATGGATCATCTTCCATTAACTCCACACATACCTTCAACCCCCAGGTCTGTGATAAAAATCAGAGACttcagaattaaagaaaagacCAATATAATCCTCCAAATGGCTGTAACACATACATAGATAGGATAAAGAAGCCAAGTAAATCTACTTGTGTATTGGGccaggaaatgaatgaaataaatgctaACAACTTGacctattacatttttttaatgtttatttattttgagagagagagtgcccacacacacacatgtcagggaggggcagagagtaaggaagagagaggatcccaagcaggctcctcactgtcagtacagaggccaaTGCGGGTCTTGATCCTACAAACCTTAAGATCACGACCGACCTGAGCTATAAtcatgagtcacccaggtgccccaacctatTACATCTTTCTATGGAAAAGTATGACAATGggataattctaaaaatattttttaaattgtaagttctcttatttttaattcctgtGTCATTAACATATGAAGGTCATATAAttggaaaaactgagagagaagaccataaaaataatatacaaatgaatTTCAACTTTGTTTCATGTCAGGATTCTGGATACTTCTGGTATATATCACAGAAATAGCAACTAGCTCCTAGTAAATTAAAACCTAGACGTGTTCCCAGAATCTGGACTCAGCTTCAGATGGAGGACTATTAAGAAGCCAATTTGAGATTTACGACTCCTCAGGGAACCTCCTGTGTCAACAGACAATGTGAGTGAATGACTGGCTAGGACGCCTTGGGAAATGATCTGCAGCATGCAGATACAACAGGTAATCTGAACGAGAGTCCTGTGACTCTGGATTAGAAGCTGCAAGAGGTAGGATAGAAGGTGCCCAGGGTATAACGTATAAAGTATTCTAAGGCACATGCTTGCAACCTGGCACTTTTCATTCTGACAGTTACCACAATTAAGCATCATGCCACAAAACATAAAAAGCTCACCTTCTTGAGGAGAACACGTTCTGGGGAAATCcctatgtaaaatatattcatactgtttcattaaaacaaagtgaaacaaaaccaCCTGTGGAGCCAGAAGCAGACTGTCCAAACCTAGActcttaagtatttattttcaaaacagaaagcaaacttCTATACTAAAACATCATATTTCCAGGCAAGAGTTGGGATGAATCAAAACGATACATCACAATCTGCTACATTTGTGTGTACTGCTCAGCAATGCAGGCTGGCAGTTAACAAGGGGGCTCGAAGAGGAGATCTGAAAGTCTGTAACTCTACTACCCGTGGCTTAGTCAACAGCAGGTTCTGTAAGGATATACcctatttccttttattcctggACATGGTTATAAttagaagagacaaaaataattctatccttttatttgcttcttaaatataatcttaaaagtCATTTATCTTTCCAAGGTAATAATGTGATACTCAAACTGCGAAGTTGGAATACTGGTGTGTTTGTTCTTTTGTACTTTCATTCAAGCAGGGCTTAGTATAAACTTCTTTTAAGTCAGAACTTAAAACTACAACGTAGTCAAGATACCAAAGATGgtgataaatgaaaaatttctatCCAGTgaaaaaatccccaacaaaatcaaaacaagaacaacaacaacaaaaaaagacaagaccTTTTATCTACTGCtcttggtaaaaaacaaaaaaggtactACAACAATAAATTGAAGAACACACAGATTAGCAAATATTAATAACGACAGCCTGCAAATAAACtggtattatttttatgtgtaacaGTTTGATAACATGTATTACAGCTTTAAAATTATGCAAACGTTCTGGGTCATCAATTCTACCTCTAAAGAATTCTCCGAAGAAAATAAGGGCATAAAGATGAACATGTAAGTATAATCACTGTGGTTTTGGATATAATAATGAAACATCTGTTGAAGGACCTAAATGTCAAATGAAAAGGGATTATTATACACTTACACAATACAGGCGAAAGCTACAACATGAAATGATCCATATGTATCATTACAGAAAGCTGCTTCCGACACGCTGTATCAGCGCCCAACAGAACCTCCCGCATCTCGGCAGCACTTACTTTCAGCTTCATGAGCCTTCAGCAGAGACACAGGCATAGTACCTTGTCGAACATCCCAAATACTCAGCATTCCATCCTGGCCACCGGTAGCTACCACATGTTGCTGGTTGGGATGTCTATCAACACAGTGGAGGGGCACTCGGTCACCAGTCCTTTTGTGGGAGAGACAATGACATCAAACATGGTGTCAAGTAGAACTTATCTTTGCATAATCCATAAAACATGTTTCCCTCTAGTAACTAAATGATAACTCTGTGGCCTGAGCTACTGGTTGAACTTAATTCATGTCAAAATATTGACTAcgttaaatatgttttcaaatattagaaCTCGGGGAGGGAATTAAAGACCAAACTTATTCATCCTCTCCACAATCTGGAGACATAAGGAGCAAGATTATCTGATGGTAAGATGTGCaaacatatttccatttcttggcattttaaaaacattatgtatCAACTAAACAGCAGGCCCTTACTTCTacctaatattttgtttatacaaTTACTTACTCAGTTTGACACATTctatattctcttttaattttaaataaaaatttcattttatttttttcagactttttaagtataatttattgccaaattggctaacatacagtgtgtgcagtgtgctcttggttttgggggtagattcccgtggttcatcacgtacatataacacccggtgctcctcccaacaagtgtcctcttcaatgcccatcacccacattTCCCTccgcccccatcaaccctgtttgttctctgtgtttaagaatctcttaaatacctgtttttttcaatgtttatttatttttgagacagagacagaaagtgagtgggggaggggcagagcgagagggaagacctagaatctgaaacaggctccaggctctgagctgtcagcactgagccctatgcagggctcaaactcatgaaccgcaagatcatgacccgagccaaagtcagatgcttaaccgactgagccacccaggtgccccaacacattcTATATTCTATTGAGAAAATTGTACACATAGGGGATttttgctcagaaaaaaaaatcttggattGTAGTTTTTTTATAGCTACTATCATAGCATCGATTGttgagcaaaaataaaatctccattcAATAATATAAACTTCTGAAtcaatacaacaaatatttactaaatgtagCACAGGAGTCCCAAGCCCATCAAATTATACTTGCTTTATTAAATTTAATCAGGGATCATTCTCTTCAAATGCAATTAAATACAATATGGTTTAAAGTCAGTTgctctggggcacttgggtggctcagctggttaagtgtctgacttcagctcaggtcatgatgttgcagtttgtgagtttgggcccatgttgggctctgtgctgacagctcggagcctggagcctgcctcagattttgttcccctctctctacccctcccctgcccgtgctctgtctctctacctcaaaaataagtaaacattaaaaacaatttaaagtcaGTTGCTAGAAACAGTCAAACACTAACTTTGTATTATACTACcgaaattacaaatgaaaacttaCAGTGATAGTATCTGAGAAGGctcatttccttgttttctgaaaTCCCATATTTTTAATTGCCCAATTGAATTTACTGTAAGAATCTCAGGAGTTCGAAGGAAGGTCACAGCATGGAGCGTACTGCTATCTGCATTGTCTACAAATTAACAAAACAGTAGCATCTGTTAATTGGTCCtgtttttccaggaaaaaattttttttttaatgttttatttattttgggtacagagagagatagagcatgagagggggaggggcagagagagggagacacagaatctgaagcaggctccaggctctgagcttgctgtctgcacagagcctgatgcggggctcgaacccacaaacgtgagatctgacctgagccgaagccggctgctcaaccgactgagccacccaggcgcccctttccaggaaaatttaaaactcctTCTATTAACTGAAGTgttacaaatttaatttctatagaaaaatgcacagtaatatattcattaaaatggaCTCTCCTTTGACAGAAAAATGATATCACTCATAGAatatctgttttcaaaataaagggCTGAGTTTTGGCACATTTGTCTATTCCTTTTAAGGTTGTTACTCTCCATTGCTAAGATAGATGTTCAAGTTCCTCTATATCCAACTTTATGCCTTCCACTAGTGCTTAACCCACCACCTCCAAACCTTAGTGCTTCCTATAGAGCTCATTCTGAACTTGTATCATCCGGCAGACTCATCTCAAATCTATTCATCTTTAcggggacctggctggctcagttggcggagcatgcgactcttgatctcaaggttgtggtttgagccccatgttaggtgtagaggttacttaaaaataaagtcttaaaaaaaaaaatcaattcatctTTTGCCTCTCTTCTCCATGAAGTCCGTCCAGACTGGTATACTGGTCCTTCTCCATTTCCTAGTGTTTAAGTTTATATCACACAATTTAGCATATACttacagatttttgttttatgacaCTCTCCAAACTCCAGGCAATGATCCTTAACAGTTAAATAAGTATACCTCAGGACTTAATCCACAGAGGCTCtgtctgattcaggaggtctagGGTGGTGGGCTGTTGAAACACTCGTCAGACGAGTCTGTGTGAAACATAGTTGAGAACTACTCTACTAGAATAATCCTTCTAAAACATGACAGGGAGTATAACACCCTCTTGCTCAAAGACTCAAGGgcaaggtacctgggtggctcagtcagttaggcttctgacttcagctcaagtcatgatctcacagttcgtgagttcaagccccacgttgggctctgtgctgacagctcagagcctggagcctgcttaggattctgtgtctccctctctgtctgccctcccctgctcatgctctgtctctctcaaaaataaacattaaaaaagaaaaagtctcaaTGGCTCTCTAGTTGTCTACTTAACAAAATGTAACCTCTGCAGCTGCGCATTAGACTTTACGGCTCGGCCCCAAGTCACGTTTTTTGCTTTATCTGTCACCTCTCCAACAGTATTTAAAGTTGGGCTAAACTACAGTTTTTGTCATTCTTTCAATGGAATTATCCTGTCCCCACATTATTGTCTTTGGTGTGCCATCTTTCAGTATTATTTATGGCTTAGAATCTAGTTTAAATTAATTGCCACGTGCTCCTCAATTCATTACTTGATAGTCCCCTCCAGCcagccaaaaagaaaaactaaaagtttCTTTATCCTTTGTAGTCACTCATTCATACATCCCTTATCAACATTATCGTCTTGTAAAGTACATCTcctactttgtatatttttacgTCCTTCAAACTCTTAGCATGGTGTTTATTCAACACATGGTGTTGCTTAATGTACCATGAGATGACAATAGAAATAGGATCTTTCTTACCTATGGTTCTCACAGCCTCCTTGTGATCAGCTCTGAAGAGATTTATTCGCCCATCTTCTCCAACCGTGACAATTTCTGGGTTGTCGCACACAACACCCGTGCACGGTGCGTTGCTACGGGAAGGACTGCCCGGACCTGTGTGGTAGTGAGCTGTGGTCCACTGCTGGCTGACTGACAGAGTCTACGTGTCAGAAGAGAGAATACGATCAATCAAAGCAAAGCCCGAAAAACTAGCACTCTTCCCTGAATAAAGACTATTCTAAAATTCTGTTTCCCACACACccttcaagaaaaagaataacttcctcctttttctgttgtgtttctgaGTAGTAAAGCCCAGAAACTACTTTCATCAGAGCTCTGTATACACTGGgttagattaaaaaagaatgctaCTCAATAATACAGTAAAACCGTGGATTATGAGCAACTTGTTCTGCAGGCATTCCACAAAACAAGcacacatttcaaataaattttaacttgataaacgagtgatgtcttgcaatatgagcaGTACGTGATGTCGAACGTCCCAGGATCACAACTAAGCcaatgg from Suricata suricatta isolate VVHF042 chromosome 7, meerkat_22Aug2017_6uvM2_HiC, whole genome shotgun sequence carries:
- the NUP43 gene encoding nucleoporin Nup43, which encodes MEDFCAKFVSQKISKTRWRPLPPGSLQTAETFATGSWDNEENYVSLWSIGDFGNVDSDGGFEGEHQLLCDIKHHGDVMDLQFFDQERIVTASSTGCVTVFLHHPNNQTLSVSQQWTTAHYHTGPGSPSRSNAPCTGVVCDNPEIVTVGEDGRINLFRADHKEAVRTIDNADSSTLHAVTFLRTPEILTVNSIGQLKIWDFRKQGNEPSQILSLTGDRVPLHCVDRHPNQQHVVATGGQDGMLSIWDVRQGTMPVSLLKAHEAEMWEVHFHPSNPDHLFTCSEDGSLWHWDASTDVPEKSSLFNQGVRSSTFLSHSISNQANVHQSLISSWLSTDPAKDRIEITSLLPSRTLSVNSLDVLGPCLVCGTDAEAIYVTRQLFS